A window from Primulina eburnea isolate SZY01 chromosome 2, ASM2296580v1, whole genome shotgun sequence encodes these proteins:
- the LOC140823339 gene encoding gamma-tubulin complex component 4 homolog isoform X1, translating into MLHELLLALVGYTGDLIIDGREYNESPRVSLSPEAPLAEEPTFKLAPDISFIQPSDKEVIERIITLGFYYRELERFAAKSRNLSWIRAPNGTPLSRANKSLKAKKVKPSVYRRAIANGIVEVLSVYRSAVLLIEQKMLSDSLPILATVTQGLNKFLILLPPLYGIILEIERDNICGGELLNLLHKRCHCGVPELQTCIQRLLWHGHQVMYNQLASWMVYGILHDQYGEFFVRRQEDRDPEHESPPNTLEKLAHLSVNDASLADWHLGFHVYLDMLPEYIPMNVAESVLFAGKAIKVLRNPHPTVQYPDASSQQQISKGSQRGQLQGFPGKFSLQKDSSVKSILIGEELLPQSEADKIEAMLQDLKESSEFHKRSFETVVNSIKAIAASHLWQLVVVRADLNGHLKALKDYFLLAKGDFFQSFLEESRQLMRLPPRQSTAEADLMVPFQLAAIKTIGEEDKYFSRVSLRMSGIIVKTSQIEFPKEKTCSVGDSRIQSGTSLETSIDGWDGIALEYSVDWPLQLFFTQEVLSKYLRIFQYLFRLKRTQMELEKSWASAMHEDHSDFAKRHNDRSKSSISQQRRRCKPMWRIREHMAFLIRNLQFYIQVDVVESQWNVLQAHIQSSRDFTELVGYHQEYLSTLISQSFLDIGSVSRILDGIMKVCLQFCWNIETYENSESTAELEFIAEEFNKKSNSLYTILRSSRIAGSQRAPFLRRFLLRLNFNSFFEATARGVLNVVRPRPALGGVLQ; encoded by the exons ATGCTGCACGAATTGCTGTTGGCTCTCGTAGGTTACACTGGAGATCTCATAATCGATGGGAGGGAATACAATGAATCACCACGTGTTAGCTTATCCCCAGAAGCGCCTCTCGCCGAGGAGCCTACTTTCAAACTCGCTCCTGATATATCCTTTATCCAACCCAGCGATAA GGAAGTAATAGAAAGGATTATCACACTAGGGTTTTATTACCGGGAACTAGAACGTTTTGCAGCCAAATCTAGGAACTTGAGTTGGATTAGAGCTCCGAACGGGACTCCATTATCAAGAGCAAATAAATCATTGAAAGCTAAAAAGGTGAAGCCTAGCGTGTATAGAAGAGCAATTGCGAACGGCATTGTTGAGGTGCTCTCTGTTTACAGGTCTGCTGTTTTACTCATTGAGCAGAAAATGTTATCTGATTCTCTACCCATTTTGGCAACAGTGACGCAAGGACTCAATAAG TTCTTGATTTTGTTGCCACCTCTTTATGGGATAATTTTGGAGATTGAGCGTGATAACATTTGTGGAGGGGAACTTCTCAACCTTCTACACAAAAGATGCCACTGCGGAGTTCCTGAGCTGCAGACTTGCATTCAGAG GCTATTATGGCATGGGCATCAGGTCATGTACAATCAACTGGCTTCATGGATGGTGTATGGCATACTGCATGACCAATATGGAGAATTTTTTGTTAGAAG GCAAGAGGATAGGGATCCCGAACATGAATCACCTCCAAATACTCTCGAGAAGTTGGCACACTTGTCAGTTAACGACGCGTCATTGGCTGATTGGCATCTGGGCTTCCATGTTTATCTG GATATGCTTCCTGAGTACATTCCTATGAATGTTGCTGAATCTGTACTATTTGCTGGAAAAGCTATCAAGGTTCTACGAAATCCACATCCGACTGTTCAATACCCGGATGCATCATCACAGCAGCAGATATCCAAAGGCTCACAAAGGGGACAACTACAAGGGTTTCCTGGGAAGTTTTCTCTTCAGAAGGACTCTTCTGTTAAGAGCATTTTGATTGGAGAAGAATTGCTTCCTCAGTCTGAGGCAGACAAAATTGAGGCTATGCTGCAAGATTTAAAG GAGTCTTCTGAATTCCATAAGAGATCATTTGAGACCGTGGTCAACTCAATCAAAGCAATTGCAGCAAGTCACCTTTGGCAG CTTGTTGTTGTGCGCGCTGACTTGAATGGTCATTTGAAGGCTCTTAAAGATTATTTCCTTTTAGCGAAAGGCGATTTTTTCCAG AGTTTTCTTGAAGAAAGTCGCCAGCTGATGCGATTACCACCTCGTCAATCAACTGCTGAAGCTGATCTCATGGTTCCTTTTCAATTG GCTGCAATAAAGACCATTGGCGAAGAAGACAAATACTTCTCTAGAGTGTCTCTGAG AATGTCAGGAATCATAGTTAAGACCTCACAGATTGAGTTTCCAAAAGAAAAAACATGTTCTGTTGGAGACTCACGTATCCAGTCAGGTACCTCCTTAGAAACATCCATTGATGGTTGGGATGGCATTGCTCTTGAATATTCTGTTGACTGGCCCTTACAGTTGTTCTTTACGCAGGAGGTTCTCTCTAA GTATCTGAGGATCTTCCAGTATTTATTCCGATTAAAGAGGACACAGATGGAATTGGAAAAATCCTGGGCTTCTGCGATGCATGAAGATCATTCCGATTTTGCCAAACGCCATAATGACCGTTCGAAGAGTTCAATATCTCAACAGCGACGACGTTGTAAACCAATGTGGCGTATCAGAGAACATATGGCCTTCTTAATAAGAAATCTTCAGTTCTATATCCAG GTGGATGTGGTTGAATCTCAATGGAATGTTTTACAAGCTCATATTCAAAGTTCTCGCGATTTCACAGAACTGGTGGGCTACCATCAAGA GTATTTATCCACACTAATTTCTCAATCTTTCTTGGACATTGGTTCTGTATCACGCATTCTGGATGGAATAATGAAAGTTTGCTTGCAATTTTGCTGGAATATTGAAACCTATGAAAACAGTGAAAGTACGGCCGAACTGGAGTTCATAGCTGAG GAGTTcaacaagaaatcaaattcaTTATACACCATCCTCCGCAGCAGCAGAATAGCTGGGAGTCAAAGGGCACCATTCCTCAGACGCTTTCTTCTGCGCCTTAACTTCAACTCCTTTTTTGAG GCAACTGCAAGGGGAGTGCTGAATGTTGTGAGACCACGGCCAGCACTTGGAGGAGTTCTGCAATGA
- the LOC140823339 gene encoding gamma-tubulin complex component 4-like isoform X3 gives MVYSYKFLILLPPLYGIILEIERDNICGGELLNLLHKRCHCGVPELQTCIQRLLWHGHQVMYNQLASWMVYGILHDQYGEFFVRRQEDRDPEHESPPNTLEKLAHLSVNDASLADWHLGFHVYLDMLPEYIPMNVAESVLFAGKAIKVLRNPHPTVQYPDASSQQQISKGSQRGQLQGFPGKFSLQKDSSVKSILIGEELLPQSEADKIEAMLQDLKESSEFHKRSFETVVNSIKAIAASHLWQLVVVRADLNGHLKALKDYFLLAKGDFFQSFLEESRQLMRLPPRQSTAEADLMVPFQLAAIKTIGEEDKYFSRVSLRMSGIIVKTSQIEFPKEKTCSVGDSRIQSGTSLETSIDGWDGIALEYSVDWPLQLFFTQEVLSKYLRIFQYLFRLKRTQMELEKSWASAMHEDHSDFAKRHNDRSKSSISQQRRRCKPMWRIREHMAFLIRNLQFYIQVDVVESQWNVLQAHIQSSRDFTELVGYHQEYLSTLISQSFLDIGSVSRILDGIMKVCLQFCWNIETYENSESTAELEFIAEEFNKKSNSLYTILRSSRIAGSQRAPFLRRFLLRLNFNSFFEATARGVLNVVRPRPALGGVLQ, from the exons ATGGTGTACTCATATAAG TTCTTGATTTTGTTGCCACCTCTTTATGGGATAATTTTGGAGATTGAGCGTGATAACATTTGTGGAGGGGAACTTCTCAACCTTCTACACAAAAGATGCCACTGCGGAGTTCCTGAGCTGCAGACTTGCATTCAGAG GCTATTATGGCATGGGCATCAGGTCATGTACAATCAACTGGCTTCATGGATGGTGTATGGCATACTGCATGACCAATATGGAGAATTTTTTGTTAGAAG GCAAGAGGATAGGGATCCCGAACATGAATCACCTCCAAATACTCTCGAGAAGTTGGCACACTTGTCAGTTAACGACGCGTCATTGGCTGATTGGCATCTGGGCTTCCATGTTTATCTG GATATGCTTCCTGAGTACATTCCTATGAATGTTGCTGAATCTGTACTATTTGCTGGAAAAGCTATCAAGGTTCTACGAAATCCACATCCGACTGTTCAATACCCGGATGCATCATCACAGCAGCAGATATCCAAAGGCTCACAAAGGGGACAACTACAAGGGTTTCCTGGGAAGTTTTCTCTTCAGAAGGACTCTTCTGTTAAGAGCATTTTGATTGGAGAAGAATTGCTTCCTCAGTCTGAGGCAGACAAAATTGAGGCTATGCTGCAAGATTTAAAG GAGTCTTCTGAATTCCATAAGAGATCATTTGAGACCGTGGTCAACTCAATCAAAGCAATTGCAGCAAGTCACCTTTGGCAG CTTGTTGTTGTGCGCGCTGACTTGAATGGTCATTTGAAGGCTCTTAAAGATTATTTCCTTTTAGCGAAAGGCGATTTTTTCCAG AGTTTTCTTGAAGAAAGTCGCCAGCTGATGCGATTACCACCTCGTCAATCAACTGCTGAAGCTGATCTCATGGTTCCTTTTCAATTG GCTGCAATAAAGACCATTGGCGAAGAAGACAAATACTTCTCTAGAGTGTCTCTGAG AATGTCAGGAATCATAGTTAAGACCTCACAGATTGAGTTTCCAAAAGAAAAAACATGTTCTGTTGGAGACTCACGTATCCAGTCAGGTACCTCCTTAGAAACATCCATTGATGGTTGGGATGGCATTGCTCTTGAATATTCTGTTGACTGGCCCTTACAGTTGTTCTTTACGCAGGAGGTTCTCTCTAA GTATCTGAGGATCTTCCAGTATTTATTCCGATTAAAGAGGACACAGATGGAATTGGAAAAATCCTGGGCTTCTGCGATGCATGAAGATCATTCCGATTTTGCCAAACGCCATAATGACCGTTCGAAGAGTTCAATATCTCAACAGCGACGACGTTGTAAACCAATGTGGCGTATCAGAGAACATATGGCCTTCTTAATAAGAAATCTTCAGTTCTATATCCAG GTGGATGTGGTTGAATCTCAATGGAATGTTTTACAAGCTCATATTCAAAGTTCTCGCGATTTCACAGAACTGGTGGGCTACCATCAAGA GTATTTATCCACACTAATTTCTCAATCTTTCTTGGACATTGGTTCTGTATCACGCATTCTGGATGGAATAATGAAAGTTTGCTTGCAATTTTGCTGGAATATTGAAACCTATGAAAACAGTGAAAGTACGGCCGAACTGGAGTTCATAGCTGAG GAGTTcaacaagaaatcaaattcaTTATACACCATCCTCCGCAGCAGCAGAATAGCTGGGAGTCAAAGGGCACCATTCCTCAGACGCTTTCTTCTGCGCCTTAACTTCAACTCCTTTTTTGAG GCAACTGCAAGGGGAGTGCTGAATGTTGTGAGACCACGGCCAGCACTTGGAGGAGTTCTGCAATGA
- the LOC140823339 gene encoding gamma-tubulin complex component 4 homolog isoform X2, translated as MLSDSLPILATVTQGLNKFLILLPPLYGIILEIERDNICGGELLNLLHKRCHCGVPELQTCIQRLLWHGHQVMYNQLASWMVYGILHDQYGEFFVRRQEDRDPEHESPPNTLEKLAHLSVNDASLADWHLGFHVYLDMLPEYIPMNVAESVLFAGKAIKVLRNPHPTVQYPDASSQQQISKGSQRGQLQGFPGKFSLQKDSSVKSILIGEELLPQSEADKIEAMLQDLKESSEFHKRSFETVVNSIKAIAASHLWQLVVVRADLNGHLKALKDYFLLAKGDFFQSFLEESRQLMRLPPRQSTAEADLMVPFQLAAIKTIGEEDKYFSRVSLRMSGIIVKTSQIEFPKEKTCSVGDSRIQSGTSLETSIDGWDGIALEYSVDWPLQLFFTQEVLSKYLRIFQYLFRLKRTQMELEKSWASAMHEDHSDFAKRHNDRSKSSISQQRRRCKPMWRIREHMAFLIRNLQFYIQVDVVESQWNVLQAHIQSSRDFTELVGYHQEYLSTLISQSFLDIGSVSRILDGIMKVCLQFCWNIETYENSESTAELEFIAEEFNKKSNSLYTILRSSRIAGSQRAPFLRRFLLRLNFNSFFEATARGVLNVVRPRPALGGVLQ; from the exons ATGTTATCTGATTCTCTACCCATTTTGGCAACAGTGACGCAAGGACTCAATAAG TTCTTGATTTTGTTGCCACCTCTTTATGGGATAATTTTGGAGATTGAGCGTGATAACATTTGTGGAGGGGAACTTCTCAACCTTCTACACAAAAGATGCCACTGCGGAGTTCCTGAGCTGCAGACTTGCATTCAGAG GCTATTATGGCATGGGCATCAGGTCATGTACAATCAACTGGCTTCATGGATGGTGTATGGCATACTGCATGACCAATATGGAGAATTTTTTGTTAGAAG GCAAGAGGATAGGGATCCCGAACATGAATCACCTCCAAATACTCTCGAGAAGTTGGCACACTTGTCAGTTAACGACGCGTCATTGGCTGATTGGCATCTGGGCTTCCATGTTTATCTG GATATGCTTCCTGAGTACATTCCTATGAATGTTGCTGAATCTGTACTATTTGCTGGAAAAGCTATCAAGGTTCTACGAAATCCACATCCGACTGTTCAATACCCGGATGCATCATCACAGCAGCAGATATCCAAAGGCTCACAAAGGGGACAACTACAAGGGTTTCCTGGGAAGTTTTCTCTTCAGAAGGACTCTTCTGTTAAGAGCATTTTGATTGGAGAAGAATTGCTTCCTCAGTCTGAGGCAGACAAAATTGAGGCTATGCTGCAAGATTTAAAG GAGTCTTCTGAATTCCATAAGAGATCATTTGAGACCGTGGTCAACTCAATCAAAGCAATTGCAGCAAGTCACCTTTGGCAG CTTGTTGTTGTGCGCGCTGACTTGAATGGTCATTTGAAGGCTCTTAAAGATTATTTCCTTTTAGCGAAAGGCGATTTTTTCCAG AGTTTTCTTGAAGAAAGTCGCCAGCTGATGCGATTACCACCTCGTCAATCAACTGCTGAAGCTGATCTCATGGTTCCTTTTCAATTG GCTGCAATAAAGACCATTGGCGAAGAAGACAAATACTTCTCTAGAGTGTCTCTGAG AATGTCAGGAATCATAGTTAAGACCTCACAGATTGAGTTTCCAAAAGAAAAAACATGTTCTGTTGGAGACTCACGTATCCAGTCAGGTACCTCCTTAGAAACATCCATTGATGGTTGGGATGGCATTGCTCTTGAATATTCTGTTGACTGGCCCTTACAGTTGTTCTTTACGCAGGAGGTTCTCTCTAA GTATCTGAGGATCTTCCAGTATTTATTCCGATTAAAGAGGACACAGATGGAATTGGAAAAATCCTGGGCTTCTGCGATGCATGAAGATCATTCCGATTTTGCCAAACGCCATAATGACCGTTCGAAGAGTTCAATATCTCAACAGCGACGACGTTGTAAACCAATGTGGCGTATCAGAGAACATATGGCCTTCTTAATAAGAAATCTTCAGTTCTATATCCAG GTGGATGTGGTTGAATCTCAATGGAATGTTTTACAAGCTCATATTCAAAGTTCTCGCGATTTCACAGAACTGGTGGGCTACCATCAAGA GTATTTATCCACACTAATTTCTCAATCTTTCTTGGACATTGGTTCTGTATCACGCATTCTGGATGGAATAATGAAAGTTTGCTTGCAATTTTGCTGGAATATTGAAACCTATGAAAACAGTGAAAGTACGGCCGAACTGGAGTTCATAGCTGAG GAGTTcaacaagaaatcaaattcaTTATACACCATCCTCCGCAGCAGCAGAATAGCTGGGAGTCAAAGGGCACCATTCCTCAGACGCTTTCTTCTGCGCCTTAACTTCAACTCCTTTTTTGAG GCAACTGCAAGGGGAGTGCTGAATGTTGTGAGACCACGGCCAGCACTTGGAGGAGTTCTGCAATGA